In a genomic window of Candidatus Palauibacter polyketidifaciens:
- a CDS encoding nucleotide exchange factor GrpE has translation MGTRDLEQEMESAPPEDTAPEDVAPEAAGDAAEPDAPAPETPGHVDEVGPPESGEDLGPAEELAALQDRHLRLAAEFDNFRRRTRGELGDAGERARAELAGKLLETMDDLQRVADTPLEGTTTEALHEGIGLVARKFAKVLSDNGVEPVNPVGERFDPNLHDALMMTPTDDPEQDELVSHVVLIGYRLGDRLLRPARVTVYRHEAEAS, from the coding sequence ATGGGAACGAGGGATCTGGAACAGGAAATGGAGAGCGCGCCGCCGGAGGATACCGCTCCGGAGGACGTCGCTCCGGAGGCCGCCGGCGACGCCGCCGAGCCCGATGCGCCTGCGCCGGAGACTCCCGGGCACGTGGACGAGGTCGGTCCGCCCGAGTCCGGCGAGGATCTCGGGCCGGCGGAGGAACTCGCGGCGCTGCAGGACCGCCACCTCCGGCTCGCCGCGGAGTTCGACAACTTCCGGCGCCGGACGAGGGGCGAGTTGGGCGATGCGGGGGAGCGGGCGCGCGCGGAACTCGCCGGCAAGCTGCTCGAAACGATGGATGACCTGCAGCGCGTGGCCGACACGCCGCTCGAGGGCACGACGACGGAGGCCCTGCACGAGGGGATCGGGCTCGTGGCCCGGAAGTTCGCGAAGGTCCTCTCCGACAACGGCGTGGAACCGGTGAACCCCGTAGGCGAGCGCTTCGATCCCAACCTCCACGACGCTCTGATGATGACCCCGACGGACGACCCGGAGCAGGACGAACTCGTGTCGCACGTCGTCCTGATCGGATACCGGCTCGGCGACCGGCTGCTTCGCCCCGCGCGCGTCACGGTCTACCGCCACGAAGCGGAAGCTTCCTGA
- the recR gene encoding recombination mediator RecR has protein sequence MNAIEALVGEFGRLPGIGRKTARRLTYHLLRNSKDDTRRLARALERIAAEVRVCGICGNLSDMDPCEYCSSPRRDPAQVCVVEEASDIPAIENSGNFAGQYHVLGGRLSPLDGVGPDDLNIRALLRRLDTPIREVIIATNASVEGEATATYLQRLLASAADVTVTRLARGLPVGGDLEYADGVTIAEAFAGRREM, from the coding sequence GTGAACGCCATCGAAGCGCTCGTGGGCGAATTCGGCCGGCTCCCCGGGATCGGTCGCAAGACCGCGCGGCGCCTCACGTATCACCTTCTCAGGAATTCGAAGGACGATACCCGGCGCCTGGCACGGGCCCTGGAACGGATCGCGGCCGAGGTCCGCGTGTGCGGCATCTGCGGCAACCTCAGCGACATGGACCCGTGCGAATACTGCAGCAGTCCGAGGCGCGACCCGGCGCAGGTGTGCGTCGTGGAGGAGGCCTCGGACATTCCGGCGATCGAGAACTCGGGGAACTTCGCGGGGCAGTATCATGTACTTGGCGGACGGTTGTCCCCTCTCGATGGGGTGGGGCCCGATGACCTGAATATCCGGGCCCTGCTTCGGCGTCTCGACACCCCGATCCGGGAGGTGATCATCGCGACGAACGCGAGCGTCGAGGGAGAGGCGACGGCGACGTACCTGCAGCGCCTGCTCGCCTCGGCCGCCGATGTCACGGTCACACGCCTCGCGCGCGGGCTGCCCGTGGGGGGGGACCTCGAGTACGCCGACGGAGTGACGATCGCCGAAGCCTTCGCCGGCCGACGGGAGATGTAG
- a CDS encoding CinA family protein, with protein sequence MWARFRASWRVAIRKGGPSLVEAAATLIEGLRERGHTLVLAESCTGGLIGAALTAVPGASKVLWGGLISYDDDAKRELLKVSEASLHRYGAVSRAVAEEMAAGARRVAESTWSIAVTGIAGPSGGSAEKPVGTVWIAHDGPSRDARCHRFGGSRDEIREAAALEAMRWLDSRL encoded by the coding sequence ATCTGGGCACGTTTTCGCGCCTCATGGCGGGTCGCCATTCGTAAGGGCGGTCCGTCGCTGGTCGAGGCCGCCGCGACGCTCATCGAAGGCCTGCGGGAGAGGGGTCACACCCTGGTGCTCGCCGAGAGTTGCACGGGCGGCCTGATCGGCGCCGCCCTCACGGCTGTACCCGGAGCGTCGAAGGTTTTGTGGGGTGGGCTGATAAGCTACGATGACGACGCCAAAAGGGAGCTGCTGAAGGTGTCGGAGGCGTCGCTCCACCGGTACGGCGCCGTTTCGCGGGCGGTGGCGGAGGAGATGGCCGCCGGGGCGCGGCGCGTGGCGGAGAGCACCTGGTCCATCGCCGTCACGGGAATCGCCGGGCCCTCGGGGGGATCCGCCGAGAAGCCCGTGGGCACGGTGTGGATCGCCCACGACGGCCCCTCCCGCGACGCGCGGTGCCACCGCTTCGGGGGGAGCCGGGACGAGATCCGGGAAGCTGCCGCGCTGGAAGCGATGCGCTGGCTGGATTCGCGGCTTTGA
- a CDS encoding YbaB/EbfC family nucleoid-associated protein, protein MDGVNIQQLIQLSQQMQSRMSEMQEKLERETMVAASGGGMVEVTVDGQGNIKGVSIDPAVVDPEEVEMLEDLIVAAASAAQRRAKDRMESEMRQAAGGLPLPGLGNILGGP, encoded by the coding sequence GTGGACGGCGTAAACATCCAGCAGTTGATTCAGCTCAGTCAGCAAATGCAGTCGCGCATGAGCGAGATGCAGGAGAAGCTCGAGCGCGAGACGATGGTCGCGGCTTCCGGCGGCGGGATGGTGGAGGTGACGGTGGATGGCCAGGGGAACATCAAGGGCGTCTCCATCGACCCCGCCGTCGTGGACCCGGAAGAGGTCGAGATGCTCGAGGACCTCATCGTCGCCGCGGCCTCCGCGGCGCAGCGGCGGGCGAAGGACCGAATGGAGAGTGAAATGCGTCAGGCTGCGGGAGGCCTGCCGCTGCCGGGTCTGGGCAACATCCTCGGCGGTCCGTGA
- a CDS encoding CDP-alcohol phosphatidyltransferase family protein, with product MTALLLQPRPAPRMIAFVVFVLAALSDLWDGHLARARGEVTSFGKIVDPLADKLLLVAALIPVYSINLGQAGSPSLPLFRVIPLWAIVIFLGREALITLLRSFAARRGRIVAAQILGKRKALAQNIFIGSAILWVAFLTPGFVAPGGRAWQWFSAFHGWFTTTFLTLAVLLTLASAVTYLGTFSRLMAGRHS from the coding sequence GTGACGGCGCTGCTCCTGCAACCTCGTCCGGCGCCGCGCATGATCGCGTTCGTCGTGTTCGTCCTCGCCGCGCTCTCGGATCTGTGGGACGGACACCTGGCCCGAGCCCGCGGCGAGGTGACCTCCTTCGGCAAGATCGTCGACCCGCTGGCGGACAAACTGCTGCTCGTCGCCGCCCTCATCCCCGTCTACAGCATCAATCTCGGGCAGGCGGGAAGCCCGTCTCTCCCCCTGTTCCGCGTCATTCCGCTCTGGGCCATTGTCATCTTCCTGGGGCGCGAGGCGCTGATCACGCTGCTCCGCTCCTTCGCCGCGCGGCGCGGGCGGATCGTCGCGGCGCAGATCCTGGGAAAGAGGAAGGCGCTCGCGCAGAACATCTTCATCGGCTCCGCGATCCTCTGGGTCGCGTTCCTGACGCCCGGCTTCGTGGCCCCCGGCGGCCGGGCGTGGCAGTGGTTCTCCGCCTTCCACGGATGGTTCACGACGACCTTTCTCACCCTCGCCGTGTTGCTCACCCTGGCCTCCGCCGTGACCTATCTGGGCACGTTTTCGCGCCTCATGGCGGGTCGCCATTCGTAA
- the dnaX gene encoding DNA polymerase III subunit gamma/tau, whose protein sequence is MAHEPLYRTALARTYRPRRFSELVGQDHIGSTLKAAIESGRVGHAYLFCGPRGVGKTTTARILAMALNCPDRSGGEPCGTCPSCERIWSGGASLDVVEIDAASHRGVEDARDLRRRAAYAPTSEERYKVYILDEAHMLTRDAWNALLKILEEPPPRVIFAFATTEPQKIERGAAPVMSRCQRFDFRRVSVRDIAGRLETVLEAEGIAAESAALRAIARRAEGGVRDALSSLDQVLSFRGDAVELADVGRMLGLVDEDRYLAFFEIAANGDRAGVFAFVQDLLDDGHDPAEFLRGLGDALRTLLVLRLDPDAEAVELLPESRGRFLAAAEALVPADLLRMLAALSEFEASGMLHRSSQPRIQLEVLLLRLVRMESTVELEELLAALGAPDGEPASRTRTPNPPRHQREKRPSRPAPASADRSPAPQPAPSAAPPQRASARQSAPPPPPPADAGETAPSSPVRDAWAAAVAETQGLGGMSGLALRGTEVAGLVKDELRLRVQAGWREELEELLKDDSRSGALRANLAERLGLPTVRFAIVDHKGGRMTAGEAARTRVERLLDGNPQLREAVKELDLTLKE, encoded by the coding sequence ATGGCTCACGAGCCCTTGTACCGCACCGCGCTGGCCAGAACCTACCGGCCCCGACGCTTCTCGGAGCTGGTCGGACAGGACCACATCGGGTCCACGCTGAAGGCCGCCATCGAGTCCGGGCGCGTCGGCCACGCGTATCTTTTCTGCGGCCCGCGCGGGGTCGGGAAGACGACGACGGCGCGCATTCTCGCGATGGCCCTGAACTGCCCCGACCGCTCCGGCGGCGAACCGTGCGGCACGTGTCCCTCGTGCGAGCGGATCTGGTCCGGCGGCGCCTCGCTCGATGTCGTGGAGATCGACGCGGCGAGCCACCGGGGCGTCGAGGACGCGCGGGACCTCCGCCGCCGGGCCGCCTACGCGCCCACGAGCGAGGAGCGCTACAAGGTCTACATCCTCGACGAGGCGCACATGCTCACGCGCGATGCGTGGAATGCGCTTCTGAAGATCCTCGAGGAACCGCCGCCACGCGTGATCTTCGCCTTCGCCACCACCGAGCCGCAGAAGATCGAGCGCGGCGCGGCTCCCGTCATGTCCCGGTGCCAGCGATTCGACTTCCGGCGGGTCTCCGTCCGCGACATCGCGGGCCGGCTGGAGACGGTGCTCGAGGCGGAGGGCATCGCGGCCGAGTCGGCGGCGTTGCGGGCGATCGCGCGCCGGGCCGAAGGCGGCGTCCGCGACGCGCTTTCGTCCCTCGACCAGGTGCTCTCCTTCCGTGGCGACGCGGTGGAACTCGCGGACGTCGGCCGCATGCTCGGGCTCGTCGACGAAGATCGATACCTGGCGTTCTTCGAGATTGCGGCGAACGGGGATCGGGCCGGGGTGTTCGCCTTCGTCCAGGACCTCCTCGACGATGGGCACGACCCCGCGGAGTTTCTGCGCGGACTCGGCGACGCGCTGCGCACCCTCCTGGTGCTGAGGCTCGATCCGGACGCCGAGGCGGTCGAACTCCTGCCCGAGTCGCGGGGGCGTTTCCTCGCCGCCGCCGAGGCCCTGGTGCCGGCGGACCTGCTTAGGATGCTCGCCGCCCTCAGCGAATTCGAGGCCTCCGGCATGCTCCACCGGTCCTCCCAGCCGCGCATCCAGCTCGAGGTCCTGCTCCTGCGTCTCGTCCGCATGGAATCGACCGTCGAACTCGAGGAACTCCTGGCGGCCCTCGGCGCCCCCGACGGCGAGCCCGCGTCCCGGACGCGAACGCCGAACCCGCCCCGGCACCAGCGCGAGAAACGTCCTTCTCGGCCCGCTCCCGCTTCCGCGGACCGGTCGCCGGCCCCGCAGCCCGCGCCCTCCGCGGCGCCCCCGCAGCGCGCGTCGGCCCGGCAGTCCGCGCCGCCCCCGCCGCCGCCCGCCGACGCCGGAGAGACGGCGCCGTCATCCCCCGTCCGCGATGCGTGGGCGGCGGCGGTCGCCGAGACGCAGGGGCTGGGCGGCATGTCCGGGCTGGCTCTGCGCGGCACCGAGGTCGCCGGCCTCGTGAAGGACGAGCTTCGGCTCCGGGTCCAGGCCGGGTGGCGCGAGGAGCTTGAGGAACTGCTGAAGGACGATTCGCGTTCCGGCGCCCTCCGCGCGAATCTCGCGGAACGCCTGGGACTGCCGACCGTCAGATTCGCGATCGTCGACCACAAGGGCGGCCGCATGACCGCCGGGGAAGCGGCCCGGACGCGGGTCGAGCGGCTGCTGGACGGAAACCCGCAGCTGCGGGAAGCCGTGAAGGAACTCGACCTCACCCTGAAGGAGTAG
- the dnaJ gene encoding molecular chaperone DnaJ produces the protein MATQAKDYYKILGVAENASEDEIRKAYRKLAKEHHPDANAGDPRSTEKFKEVSEAHGVLSDPDKRKKYDRVRKYGGLGAFGPGQPGGAPGGAGNFKFEDLSDLGGIGGIFSSIFDFGKKAKPESKGPKRGRNVEYLVTVPLRTAARGGRVAVTVPINEECATCDGDGAAPGTSLVRCAECDGKGEVTFGQGGFSVTRPCPVCMRRGMVPETPCSSCSGRGQVNTRRKLSVKVPAGVESGSRVRISGKGERGPGGGPAGDLIIKFQVDPDRFFTRDGLDLACEVPINVAQAILGSKVKVRTIGGNKVVLRIPPGTQSGTTFRIRGQGIRRGDNRGDQLVKVVVETPDLSGEGLKTVQDLAKQEGLSY, from the coding sequence ATGGCGACGCAGGCGAAGGATTACTACAAGATTCTCGGGGTCGCGGAGAACGCGAGCGAGGACGAGATCCGGAAGGCCTACCGCAAGCTCGCGAAGGAGCACCACCCGGACGCGAACGCGGGCGATCCGAGGTCGACGGAGAAGTTCAAGGAGGTATCGGAGGCGCACGGCGTCCTCTCCGATCCCGACAAGCGCAAGAAGTACGACCGCGTGCGGAAGTACGGCGGCCTCGGCGCATTCGGGCCCGGCCAGCCGGGCGGAGCCCCCGGCGGCGCGGGCAACTTCAAGTTCGAGGATCTGTCCGACCTGGGCGGCATCGGCGGCATCTTTTCCTCGATCTTCGATTTCGGGAAGAAGGCGAAGCCGGAGAGCAAGGGGCCGAAGCGGGGCCGCAACGTCGAATACCTGGTCACGGTGCCGCTCCGCACGGCGGCGCGGGGCGGCCGGGTCGCGGTCACGGTGCCGATCAACGAGGAGTGCGCGACGTGCGACGGGGATGGCGCCGCTCCCGGCACGTCGCTGGTACGCTGCGCCGAGTGCGATGGCAAGGGCGAGGTCACGTTCGGGCAGGGCGGGTTCTCCGTCACGCGCCCGTGCCCGGTGTGCATGCGCCGAGGGATGGTGCCGGAGACGCCGTGCTCGAGCTGTTCCGGGCGCGGCCAGGTGAACACGCGGCGCAAGCTCAGCGTCAAGGTGCCCGCGGGGGTGGAGAGCGGCTCGCGCGTCCGCATCTCCGGCAAGGGCGAACGCGGTCCGGGCGGCGGCCCCGCAGGCGACCTCATCATCAAGTTCCAGGTCGACCCCGACCGCTTCTTCACCCGCGACGGGCTCGACCTCGCCTGCGAGGTGCCGATCAACGTGGCGCAGGCGATCCTCGGCTCGAAGGTGAAGGTGAGGACGATCGGCGGGAACAAGGTCGTGCTCAGAATCCCGCCGGGCACGCAGAGCGGCACCACGTTCCGGATAAGGGGCCAGGGCATCCGGCGCGGCGACAACCGGGGCGACCAGCTCGTCAAGGTCGTCGTGGAAACGCCCGACCTCTCCGGCGAGGGCCTGAAGACGGTCCAGGATCTCGCGAAACAGGAGGGCCTCTCCTACTGA
- a CDS encoding ribonuclease Z, with protein sequence MNEAEPARDAPDGAAADELIVVGCGTVVPEADRAASSYWVSSADPESAARMRVLFDCGPGALQALARLGLPWGKITDLAITHFHADHVGALPGLFFALKHGLAHPRTRPLTVWGPAGTRGFLEKLAGACGDFVLDPGFPVLVEELPPGEVRELSGGPRLEAHKTPHTAESVAWRLDGGAFSFGYTGDTGPSTELGSFMRGVNALVCECSLPDSQATDNHLSPARVAELAAVARPRLLVLTHIYPHLRTGHDVPRLVAEAGYAGATCVAREGLGVSLTNG encoded by the coding sequence GTGAACGAGGCGGAACCCGCGCGAGACGCGCCGGACGGCGCGGCGGCGGATGAACTCATCGTCGTCGGGTGCGGGACCGTCGTCCCGGAAGCGGACCGGGCGGCCTCCTCCTACTGGGTCTCGTCCGCTGACCCGGAATCCGCGGCACGCATGCGCGTCCTCTTCGACTGCGGCCCCGGAGCACTGCAGGCGCTGGCCCGGCTCGGCCTCCCGTGGGGGAAGATCACCGACCTCGCGATCACCCACTTTCACGCGGATCACGTCGGCGCGCTCCCGGGACTCTTCTTCGCGCTGAAACACGGTCTCGCCCACCCCCGCACCCGGCCGCTCACGGTGTGGGGGCCCGCGGGCACGCGCGGGTTCCTCGAGAAGCTTGCCGGCGCCTGCGGGGACTTCGTCCTGGATCCCGGCTTCCCCGTCCTCGTCGAGGAACTCCCGCCGGGGGAGGTGCGCGAGCTGAGCGGAGGTCCGCGGCTCGAAGCCCACAAGACGCCGCACACCGCGGAGAGCGTCGCGTGGCGCCTCGATGGCGGGGCGTTCAGCTTCGGCTACACGGGCGATACGGGGCCGTCCACGGAACTGGGGTCGTTCATGCGCGGCGTGAACGCCCTCGTCTGCGAGTGCTCGCTCCCCGATTCGCAGGCGACGGACAACCACCTGTCGCCCGCGCGCGTCGCCGAGCTGGCGGCCGTCGCGCGCCCGCGTCTTCTCGTGCTCACGCACATCTACCCGCACCTCCGCACGGGTCACGACGTTCCCCGTCTCGTGGCCGAGGCCGGATACGCCGGCGCTACGTGCGTCGCGAGGGAGGGACTCGGCGTCTCGTTGACGAACGGGTGA
- the aroF gene encoding 3-deoxy-7-phosphoheptulonate synthase — MLVVMKHGATDGQVEDVVRAIEDMGYRARPMPGAQRTTVGLVGNDGRVEESRLVGIEGVLRVIHVSPPYKQVSREWWPEDTIVELSNGVRIGEEDVVVMAGPCSVESREQILETAHRVAEAGATALRGGAFKPRTSPYSFQGLGEEGLQLLARAREETGLAVVTEALDTESMGLVAEYADVIQIGARNMQNYSLLRAAGRAGKPVLLKRGMSATIKELLLAAEYIVAEGESRVMLCERGVRNFDTHARNLFDLTAIVTIHELSHLPIVADPSHGTGARSKVGPMARAAVAAGADALILEVHPDPPTAASDGQQSLTFEQFDALMVELHAIADAIGRRIARAPVPAHG, encoded by the coding sequence ATGCTGGTGGTCATGAAGCACGGCGCCACGGACGGGCAGGTCGAGGACGTGGTCCGCGCGATAGAGGATATGGGATATCGGGCCCGGCCCATGCCGGGCGCCCAGCGCACGACCGTGGGTCTGGTCGGCAACGATGGGCGCGTCGAGGAGAGCCGGCTCGTGGGGATCGAGGGCGTGCTCCGCGTCATCCACGTGTCGCCCCCGTACAAGCAGGTCAGCCGGGAGTGGTGGCCCGAGGACACGATCGTCGAACTGTCCAACGGCGTGCGGATCGGCGAGGAGGACGTCGTCGTCATGGCCGGTCCGTGCTCCGTGGAATCGCGCGAACAGATTCTGGAGACCGCGCACCGGGTCGCGGAAGCCGGGGCGACCGCGCTACGCGGCGGAGCCTTCAAGCCGCGGACCTCGCCCTATTCGTTCCAGGGGCTGGGGGAGGAGGGACTGCAGTTGCTCGCCCGCGCGCGGGAGGAGACCGGCCTCGCCGTCGTCACCGAGGCGCTGGACACGGAGAGCATGGGCCTCGTCGCGGAATACGCCGACGTCATCCAGATCGGCGCGCGGAACATGCAGAACTACTCGCTGCTGCGGGCGGCGGGCCGCGCCGGCAAGCCGGTCCTCCTCAAGCGGGGGATGTCCGCGACGATCAAGGAGTTGCTGCTCGCTGCGGAGTACATCGTGGCCGAGGGCGAATCGCGCGTGATGCTGTGCGAGCGCGGCGTCCGCAACTTCGACACGCACGCGCGGAACCTCTTCGACCTCACCGCCATCGTGACGATCCACGAGTTGTCGCACCTCCCGATCGTCGCGGACCCCAGCCACGGCACGGGGGCCCGGTCGAAGGTCGGACCGATGGCCCGCGCCGCCGTCGCGGCGGGCGCGGACGCGCTCATCCTCGAAGTCCATCCCGATCCCCCGACGGCGGCATCGGACGGCCAGCAGTCTCTCACGTTCGAGCAGTTCGACGCGCTGATGGTCGAGCTTCACGCCATCGCGGACGCCATCGGCCGGCGGATCGCGCGCGCTCCGGTCCCCGCCCACGGCTGA